A genome region from Baekduia alba includes the following:
- a CDS encoding CU044_5270 family protein: MTDESTQLPFLITLGEQLAERAERDEAEQERGGRFRRWSGGRARRSEMRGGRTLALGGTVAAAVAVTAVLALTVDFGGGDGRGGRVVAPTPATAHAVLLDAARTAQAQPDAMPGPDQLFFVHSLTTRLQSGRPPTAANTDAITFDRRVWTSPTQPGRLFETAVTRTPLAGGRAEQLGNPDVPQGVEATGGYQLGALRLTRGELLRFPTDPAAIVARMREAQPGATTADLFAGLGDALREAPAPPALRAGLYQALAQLPGVHLVDATTDPRGRPAATVGFDNRDGTRSELFLDPDTAEMLAERETLTDPSLQHLSLPAGTTVSSTVYLRRAAVDSVSDQ; encoded by the coding sequence ATGACCGACGAGTCGACCCAGCTGCCGTTCCTCATCACCCTCGGCGAGCAGCTCGCCGAGCGCGCCGAGCGCGACGAGGCCGAGCAGGAGCGCGGCGGCCGCTTCCGGCGCTGGAGCGGCGGTCGAGCGCGCCGCAGCGAGATGCGCGGCGGACGGACGCTCGCGCTCGGCGGGACCGTCGCGGCGGCGGTCGCCGTCACCGCCGTCCTGGCGCTGACGGTGGACTTCGGTGGCGGCGACGGCCGCGGCGGGCGCGTGGTCGCGCCGACGCCGGCGACCGCCCACGCGGTCCTGCTCGACGCCGCGCGCACCGCGCAGGCGCAGCCCGACGCCATGCCCGGCCCGGATCAGCTGTTCTTCGTCCACAGCCTCACGACGCGGCTGCAGAGCGGCCGGCCGCCGACGGCCGCGAACACCGACGCCATCACCTTCGACCGTCGCGTCTGGACGAGCCCGACCCAGCCCGGCCGGCTGTTCGAGACCGCGGTGACGCGCACGCCGCTGGCCGGCGGCCGGGCCGAGCAGCTCGGCAACCCCGACGTGCCCCAGGGCGTAGAGGCGACCGGCGGCTACCAGCTCGGCGCGCTGAGGCTCACCCGCGGCGAGCTGCTGCGCTTCCCGACCGATCCCGCGGCGATCGTGGCCAGGATGCGCGAGGCGCAGCCGGGCGCGACGACCGCCGACCTCTTCGCCGGCCTCGGCGACGCGCTGCGCGAGGCCCCGGCACCGCCCGCCCTGCGCGCGGGCCTGTACCAGGCGCTCGCGCAGCTGCCCGGCGTGCACCTCGTCGACGCAACCACGGACCCCCGCGGCCGTCCGGCCGCCACCGTCGGCTTCGACAACCGCGACGGCACCCGCTCCGAGCTCTTCCTCGACCCCGACACGGCCGAGATGCTCGCCGAGCGCGAGACGCTGACCGACCCGTCCCTCCAGCACCTCTCGCTGCCGGCCGGGACCACGGTCAGCTCGACCGTCTACCTCCGCCGCGCGGCGGTCGACTCGGTGTCGGACCAGTGA
- a CDS encoding ABC transporter ATP-binding protein — MSLVMEAVTKDYPGGVRALDEVSLAIGDGELVGIVGPSGSGKSTMLHIMGTLERPTAGRVAVAGADVAGLDDRELAGLRARRIGFVFQQFFLLDGMSALENVAQGMLYSGTPIDVRFSWAREALERVGLAHRLEHRPDQLSGGERQRVAIARAVVARPAVVFADEPTGNLDSRSGSEIMSLLRELHGEGTTIVVITHDLDLAAGLPRRVRLRDGRVEEDR; from the coding sequence ATGAGCCTCGTGATGGAGGCGGTCACCAAGGACTACCCGGGCGGGGTGCGGGCGCTCGACGAGGTCTCGCTCGCCATCGGCGACGGCGAGCTCGTCGGCATCGTCGGCCCGTCCGGCTCGGGCAAGTCCACCATGTTGCACATCATGGGGACGCTCGAGCGGCCGACGGCCGGCCGTGTGGCGGTGGCGGGCGCCGACGTCGCCGGCCTGGACGATCGCGAGCTCGCCGGGCTGCGCGCGCGGCGCATCGGGTTCGTCTTCCAGCAGTTCTTCCTGCTCGACGGCATGAGCGCGCTGGAGAACGTGGCGCAGGGCATGCTCTACAGCGGGACGCCGATCGACGTGCGGTTCTCGTGGGCGCGCGAGGCGCTGGAGCGCGTCGGGCTGGCGCACCGGCTGGAGCACCGCCCCGATCAGCTGTCGGGCGGCGAGCGCCAGCGCGTGGCGATCGCGCGGGCCGTGGTGGCGCGGCCGGCGGTCGTCTTCGCCGACGAGCCGACCGGGAACCTCGACTCGCGGTCGGGCAGCGAGATCATGTCGTTGCTCCGGGAGCTGCACGGCGAGGGGACGACGATCGTCGTGATCACCCACGACCTGGACCTGGCGGCGGGGCTGCCGCGGCGGGTGCGGCTGCGCGACGGGCGCGTGGAGGAGGACCGATGA
- a CDS encoding efflux RND transporter periplasmic adaptor subunit — MSAATEAQAQEAQEATRERERERRRGGRRRAAGRVGRTTAGVVVVAAVAAGATWLLTAHDDGTSPVANDHVPLGTAVVQQRDLVEREDVNGTLGYGDATAVAAPASGTLTRLRGEGTTVRRGQSLMSIDAQATAWVLYGRRPMYRDLGPGVADGRDVRQLERNLKALGYDPGTVDADWTSATTAAVEDFQDDRDLDETGTLKAADVVVSDGPARVGEHKAGVGDAVRPGGPVTALTATTPAVSARVDAGQAGNVHDGDEVVVTLPDGRTVNGRVTAVGRVAQAGQDGADATVALKVRLTTRRRGALDGAPVTVSLETDRTKDALSVPVTALVATAPGVYGVELAGTGRVVPVTLGATADGWAEVSGGGLTPGTRVVVPR; from the coding sequence ATGAGCGCCGCCACGGAGGCCCAGGCGCAGGAAGCCCAGGAGGCGACGCGGGAGCGGGAGCGCGAGCGGCGTCGCGGCGGGCGCCGGCGCGCGGCCGGCCGGGTCGGGCGCACGACCGCGGGCGTGGTCGTCGTGGCCGCGGTGGCGGCGGGCGCGACGTGGCTGCTGACGGCCCACGACGACGGCACGTCGCCGGTCGCCAACGACCACGTCCCGCTCGGCACGGCCGTCGTGCAGCAGCGCGACCTCGTCGAGCGCGAGGACGTCAACGGAACGCTCGGCTACGGCGACGCGACGGCGGTCGCGGCGCCCGCGTCGGGCACGCTGACCCGGCTGCGCGGCGAGGGCACGACCGTCCGGCGCGGGCAGTCGCTGATGTCGATCGACGCGCAGGCCACCGCGTGGGTGCTCTACGGCCGGCGGCCGATGTACCGCGACCTCGGGCCGGGCGTCGCCGACGGCCGCGACGTCCGCCAGCTCGAGCGCAACCTGAAGGCCTTGGGCTACGACCCGGGCACGGTCGACGCCGACTGGACGTCGGCGACGACCGCGGCGGTCGAGGACTTCCAGGACGACCGCGACCTCGACGAGACCGGGACCCTGAAGGCCGCGGACGTCGTCGTCAGCGACGGGCCCGCGCGCGTCGGCGAGCACAAGGCCGGCGTGGGGGACGCGGTGCGGCCGGGCGGGCCGGTGACCGCGCTGACCGCGACGACCCCGGCGGTGAGCGCGCGGGTCGACGCCGGGCAGGCCGGGAACGTGCACGACGGCGACGAGGTCGTCGTCACCCTGCCCGACGGCCGCACGGTCAACGGGCGCGTGACCGCGGTCGGGCGCGTGGCGCAGGCCGGGCAGGACGGCGCGGACGCGACGGTCGCGCTGAAGGTCCGGTTGACGACCCGCAGGCGTGGCGCGCTGGACGGCGCGCCGGTCACCGTGTCGCTGGAGACCGACCGGACCAAGGACGCGCTGTCGGTGCCGGTGACCGCGCTCGTCGCCACGGCGCCGGGCGTCTACGGCGTCGAGCTGGCCGGCACGGGCCGCGTCGTCCCGGTCACCCTCGGGGCGACCGCCGACGGCTGGGCCGAGGTCAGCGGCGGCGGCCTGACGCCGGGCACGCGCGTGGTGGTCCCGCGATGA
- a CDS encoding ABC transporter permease, which translates to MSAADSSSSRLLPADLLRVGAVGLRTRRLRAALSALGIAIGIASMVAVLGLSASSRAGLLNQLDSLGTNLLTAAPGQTIGGDDATLPRRTRKVLSRLGGVEQVASVRALDASVRRTDRIDAEETGGITVEAADATLMDTLGGTLSRGRFLNEATTRTRSVVLGAVAAQRLGVDRPGRLVYIAGRWWTVIGILRALELAPEIDRAALIGYRAAERELGADRSASTVYLRSDPDRVEPTRELVPSAVNPTNPEEVQVSRPSDALAARAAADSALTGLFLGLGAVALLVGGIGIANTMVISVLERRSEIGLRRALGATRGHVRAQFVVESLLLAAAGGIAGVFIGALVTGGYARTRDWTTVIPPEALAGGLGAALIIGAAAGLYPATRAARLSPTDALRSA; encoded by the coding sequence ATGAGCGCGGCGGACTCGTCCTCCTCGCGGCTGCTGCCCGCCGACCTGCTGCGTGTCGGCGCGGTCGGGCTCCGGACCCGGCGGCTGCGCGCCGCGCTGAGCGCGCTGGGCATCGCGATCGGGATCGCGAGCATGGTCGCGGTGCTGGGGCTGTCGGCGTCCTCGCGCGCGGGGTTGTTGAACCAGTTGGACTCCTTGGGCACCAACCTGCTGACCGCCGCGCCCGGGCAGACGATCGGCGGCGACGACGCGACGCTGCCGCGCCGCACGCGCAAGGTGCTGTCGCGCTTGGGCGGCGTCGAGCAGGTCGCGTCGGTGCGGGCGCTGGACGCCAGCGTGCGGCGCACCGACCGCATCGACGCGGAGGAGACCGGTGGGATCACCGTCGAGGCAGCCGACGCCACGTTGATGGACACGCTCGGCGGCACGCTGTCGCGGGGCCGGTTCCTCAACGAGGCGACCACCCGGACCCGCTCGGTGGTGCTCGGCGCGGTCGCCGCGCAGCGCCTGGGCGTCGACCGGCCGGGCCGGTTGGTGTACATCGCCGGGCGCTGGTGGACCGTGATCGGGATCCTGCGCGCGCTGGAGCTGGCGCCGGAGATCGATCGCGCCGCGTTGATCGGCTACCGCGCGGCCGAGCGCGAGCTGGGCGCCGACCGGTCGGCCTCGACCGTGTACCTGCGGTCCGACCCCGACCGCGTCGAGCCGACGCGCGAGCTGGTGCCGTCCGCGGTGAACCCGACCAACCCGGAGGAGGTCCAGGTCAGCCGGCCGTCTGACGCGCTGGCCGCCCGCGCCGCCGCGGACTCCGCGCTGACCGGCCTGTTCCTGGGCTTGGGCGCGGTCGCGCTGCTGGTCGGCGGGATCGGGATCGCCAACACCATGGTCATCAGCGTCCTGGAGCGCCGCTCGGAGATCGGGCTGCGCCGCGCGCTCGGCGCGACCCGCGGCCACGTCCGGGCCCAGTTCGTCGTCGAGTCGCTCCTGCTGGCGGCCGCGGGCGGCATCGCCGGCGTCTTCATCGGCGCGCTGGTGACCGGCGGCTACGCCCGCACCCGCGACTGGACCACGGTGATCCCACCCGAAGCCCTCGCCGGCGGCCTCGGAGCAGCCCTCATCATCGGCGCCGCCGCGGGCCTCTACCCAGCGACCCGCGCGGCCCGCCTGTCGCCGACCGACGCGCTGCGATCGGCCTAG